A section of the Acipenser ruthenus chromosome 39, fAciRut3.2 maternal haplotype, whole genome shotgun sequence genome encodes:
- the LOC117397170 gene encoding zinc finger and SCAN domain-containing protein 12-like, producing MDVFKGKLSAVIEQALKAAVDTVISEITQLVGNEFADLSERVKEMKQLRRRLETSERELKQLRGYFKPADKNSGATPPRVSCLERDFQPHSPGGDDPEKESGDVTGVNASLFNEAQSGSQRLCTSQAAPSIKDWPLVLLITPEIVTEDNNQELLISDQSVDTWIRSIVDRAGIEKEAQEETVHENVALQAPEQHLHQEYCAVQSEAPQGSVQSEAPQGSVQSEAPQGSVQSEAPQGSVQSEAPQGSVQSEAPQGSVQSAEEVPLQGCSHTEEQVTEVESVFIIEGVRESPAAHIKEELPELESVSNSKDVPDMESLQMKEEITEEHNNNEEDENDGSIQCKEEAHAAKELSAGAHNESTALGEVRPEAPVHGNGQVSNDRSTDDTEKEKESSSVENLGNKDCAERGAITTTSVTSPEVADKRKPDSNPVLPCKTSPHEKKLKKSRTKTEREESVKSRPERKKRLPSPQPGPGASGSADSSEQALHLCATCGKGFSRKQYLTCHQRSHSLATPHRCTICGDRFKQLCHLKTHQRLHQNKNSFRCNECNKSFIELGKLKTHQKIHKGGSPHHCKECGKSFALLNFLKRHKCIRGTESPFRCSECGKCFANRITLGRHAQVHTGEKPYHCNECGKTFMDIGGLKKHQRVHTGVTPYLCTACGKSFSQIGSLKVHHRTHTGEKPFYCNTCGKSFKETSTLLKHQKLHAK from the exons ATGGATGTTTTTAAAGGCAAGCTCTCCGCGGTCATTGAGCAAGCATTGAAAGCTGCCGTGGACACGGTGATCAGTGAAATCACACAGCTGGTCGGTAACGAATTCGCGGATCTGTCTGAAAGAGTGAAAGAAATGAAACAGCTGAGGCGTCGATTGGAAACATCCGAGCGGGAGCTGAAACAGCTGCGCGGGTATTTCAAACCCGCAGATAAGAACAGCGGCGCCACACCGCCTCGAGTGAGCTGCCTTGAGCGCGACTTCCAGCCACACAGTCCGGGAGGAGACGATCCCGAGAAGGAAAGCGGCGATGTTACCGGAGTGAACGCTTCACTCTTCAATGAAGCACAGAGCGGGTCCCAGCGTCTGTGCACCAGTCAAGCAGCTCCGTCGATAAAGGACTGGCCCCTGGTTTTATTAATCACACCAGAGATCGTCACTGAAGATAACAACCAGGAGTTACTGATCTCTGACCAGAGTGTTGACACGTGGATCCGAAGTATTGTGGACAGAGCGGGAATAGAGAAAG AGGCTCAAGAGGAAACTGTTCATGAGAACGTAGCTTTACAGGCTCCAGAGCAGCACCTTCACCAGGAATACTGTGCAGTTCAGAGTGAGGCTCCCCAGGGATCTGTTCAGAGTGAGGCTCCCCAGGGATCTGTTCAGAGTGAGGCTCCCCAGGGATCTGTTCAGAGTGAGGCTCCCCAGGGATCTGTTCAGAGTGAGGCTCCCCAGGGATCTGTTCAGAGTGAGGCTCCCCAGGGATCTGTTCAGAGTGCTGAAGAGGTCCCGCTGCAGGGCTGCAGCCACACTGAAGAGCAAGTCACTGAAGTGGAGTCTGTGTTCATTATTGAAGGTGTCCGGGAATCACCAGCTGCCCACATTAAAGAAGAGCTCCCTGAACTGGAATCTGTCAGTAATTCCAAAGATGTACCTGACATGGAGTCGCTTCAAATGAAAGAGGAAATCACTGAAGAGCACAATAATAATGAGGAGGATGAGAATGATGGATCCATCCAATGTAAAGAAGAGGCGCACGCTGCTAAAGAACTCAGTGCTGGTGCTCACAATGAAAGCACTGCACTTGGTGAAGTCAGACCAGAAGCTCCTGTCCACGGTAATGGGCAGGTCTCTAATGACAGGAGCACAGATgatacagagaaagagaaagagagcagCTCCGTGGAGAACCTGGGCAACAAGGACTGTGCAGAAAGAGGAGCGATCACCACAACCAGCGTGACCT CTCCTGAAGTGGCTGATAAACGAAAGCCTGATTCCAATCCAGTGCTTCCCTGCAAAACCTCTCCTCATGAAAAGAAGCTGAAGAAGAGCAGAACTAAGACTGAGAGAGAAGAGAGTGTGAAATCCCGTCCAGAGAGGAAGAAGAGGCTCCCGTCCCCACAGCCTGGACCCGGAGCTTCAGGGAGTGCGGACAGTTCTGAACAGGCTTTGCATCTCTGTGCTACGTGTGGGAAGGGCTTCAGCAGGAAACAGTACCTCACCTGTCACCAGCGCAGCCATTCACTCGCAACTCCCCATCGCTGCACCATCTGTGGCGACCGCTTCAAACAGCTGTgccacctgaaaacacaccagcgattGCACCAGAACAAGAACTCCTTCCGCTGTAATGAATGCAACAAGAGTTTCATTGAACTGGGCAAACTCAAAACGCACCAGAAAATCCACAAAGGAGGCTCTCCCCACCACTGTAaagaatgtggaaagagctttGCGCTTTTAAACTTCCTGAAGAGACACAAATGTATTCGTGGCACGGAGAGCCCTTTCCGCTGCAGTGAATGTGGGAAGTGTTTCGCCAACAGAATTACCCTTGGAAGACATGCTcaagttcacacaggagagaaaccctatcaTTGTAACGAATGTGGGAAGACTTTCATGGACATAGGAGGacttaaaaaacaccagcgagttcacacaggagtAACACCCTACCTCTGTACTGCGTGTGGGAAGAGCTTCTCTCAGATCGGGAGCCTGAAAGTACACCACAGGACCCACACCGGAGAGAAGCCCTTTTACTGTAACACCTGCGGGAAGTCTTTTAAAGAGACAAGCACTCTTCTCAAGCACCAGAAACTGCACGCAAAGTAA